One region of Bactrocera neohumeralis isolate Rockhampton chromosome 5, APGP_CSIRO_Bneo_wtdbg2-racon-allhic-juicebox.fasta_v2, whole genome shotgun sequence genomic DNA includes:
- the LOC126758037 gene encoding leukocyte elastase inhibitor-like, with amino-acid sequence MNIFFSKLFEDIANIFESPFLIWEMLTMLRVGVKGESALELDDFLRSNAPEIEISANDLELLRTRYMLPADLKTNCHTNQRILTIANRIFINKGTRLKESFIEALQKRFACGIQEVDFSARTQAADAINAWVSHATHERIRDIISSHDVGANTQAVLTNAIYFKAKWQHQFETIDTRQEYFHLNCDEKLLVPMMSQTMNIRYGHMSSLNAVAIELPYRDSDLSMLVIMPIEASSWAGLVAISQLKLSEVLGHMEYRKICVKLPKFSFNCTIDVHSLLTQFGVRGIFQASQDFSNLIADHASNFSVSKIIQEAFINVTEEGTEAAAATACCIDGPVYFDETFHADRPFYFCIKNRNLLKLFDGCYRRPC; translated from the exons ATGAATATATTCTTCAGCAAGTTATTCGAAGACAtcgcaaatatttttgagtCACCATTTCTGATATGGGAAATGCTCACCATGCTGCGTGTGGGCGTCAAAGGTGAAAGCGCGCTAGAGTTGGACGATTTTCTAAGATCCAACGCGCCGGAAATTGAAATCAGCGCAAATGATTTGGAGCTCTTAAGAACACGCTACATGCTGCCGGCGGACTTGAAAACGAATTGCCACACAAATCAAAGGATTTTAACGATTGCCAATCGTATATTCATTAACAAAGGCACACGCTTAAAGGAAAGCTTTATAGAAGCGCTCCAAAAGCGGTTCGCCTGTGGCATACAGGAAGTCGACTTCAGTGCGCGGACACAAGCTGCCGACGCCATAAATGCGTGGGTGAGCCATGCTACGCACGAGCGCATACGCGACATAATATCCTCGCACGATGTGGGTGCCAATACACAAGCGGTGCTGACGAATGCGATCTACTTTAAGGCGAAGTGGCAGCATCAGTTCGAGACGATCGACACGAGACAAGAATACTTTCACTTAAACTGTGACGAGAAGTTACTCGTGCCAATGATGAGTCAGACAATGAATATACGCTACGGTCACATGTCAAGTCTCAATGCTGTGGCTATAGAGTTGCCATATCGCGATTCTGATCTGTCAATGCTGGTGATAATGCCAATAGAAGCGTCGTCGTGGGCCGGTTTGGTAGCTATCTCGCAGCTGAAATTGTCGGAAGTGCTGGGTCACATGGAGTACCGGAAAATCTGTGTGAAACTGCCGAAATTCTCATTCAACTGCACCATTGATGTGCATAGCTTGCTGACGCAG TTCGGCGTGCGCGGCATTTTCCAAGCCAGTCAGGACTTCAGTAATCTTATTGCGGACCATGCTTCCAATTTCAGTGTTTCGAAAATCATACAAGAGGCTTTTATCAATGTGACCGAGGAGGGTACGGAGGCCGCTGCCGCGACAG CTTGCTGCATTGATGGTCCCGTCTATTTTGATGAGACGTTTCATGCGGATAGACCCTTTtacttttgcataaaaaatagaaatctCTTGAAACTGTTCGATGGCTGTTACCGTAGACCGTGTTAA